A genomic segment from Nicotiana tabacum cultivar K326 chromosome 7, ASM71507v2, whole genome shotgun sequence encodes:
- the LOC107795081 gene encoding transcription factor PIF3 isoform X2, with translation MPLSEFLKMARGKLESGQQRISSTTHLSSFPENELVELVWENGQIMMQGQSSSAKKNPIPNKLPSNASKIGKFGVMDPMLNDMPLSVPIGELDLIQEDEGVPWLGYAADDSLQQDYCSQFLPEISGLTTNEPAGQSEFGLINKRGSSDKMIRDSQSVPIHNAVNFDQRKVSPSSKFSLLCSLAPQKGHASIPSLGPGVSDIFSSKTSNNSVSVLGDSNQSQVSAGDVKSVKIQKQNMPGSCSSLLNFSHFSRPATFVKATKLQNITGVLASDSSALEAKGCKEGENVTNSHNHVNAAAVEDYLSFKKESGLQYPTSAVPSQRESRASGASFHDRSSRVEQSDNVFRESNSDNTPGQFTGAKATTDTADGEGNAEHGVVCSSVCSGSSAERGSSDQPHNLKRKSRDNEDSGCPSEDVEEESVGVKKSCPTRGGTGSKRSRAAEVHNLSERRRRDRINEKMRALQELIPNCNKADKASMLDEAIEYLKTLQLQVQIMSMGAGFCVPPMMFPAGVQHMHAAQMPHFSPMGLGMGMGMGMGYGMGMLEMNGRSSGCPIFPIPSVQGSHFPSPPIPASAAYPGIAVSNRHAFAHPGQGLPMPIPRPSLAPLAGQASTGAAVPLNAARVGVSVDRPSVPPILDSKNPVHKKNSQIVNNAECSLPINQTYSQVQATNEVLDKSALVQKNDQLLDGTDSAANILTNQTDVPGSEAGSSL, from the exons ATGCCTCTCTCTGAGTTTTTGAAAATGGCTAGAGGGAAGCTTGAATCTGGCCAACAGAGAATCTCATCTACAACTCATCTCTCTTCTTT TCCTGAGAATGAATTGGTTGAGCTTGTATGGGAAAATGGTCAGATTATGATGCAAGGCCAGTCCAGTAGTGCTAAGAAGAACCCTATTCCTAATAAACTTCCATCAAATGCCTCAAAGATTGGGAAGTTTGGTGTGATGGACCCAATGTTGAATGATATGCCATTATCTGTGCCCATTGGTGAACTGGATTTGATTCAAGAGGATGAAGGGGTGCCTTGGTTAGGTTATGCAGCAGATGATAGTCTTCAACAAGATTATTGTTCTCAGTTTTTGCCTGAAATATCTGGTTTGACGACGAATGAACCAGCCGGACAGAGTGAATTTGGTTTAATAAATAAGAGAGGTAGTTCCGATAAGATGATTAGGGATTCACAGAGTGTTCCTATACATAATGCTGTGAATTTTGATCAAAGAAAGGTTTCTCCTTCTTCCAAATTTAGCCTGTTATGTTCATTGGCACCTCAGAAAGGTCATGCGTCAATTCCATCCCTAGGACCAGGAGTTTCAGATATCTTTAGCAGTAAAACTAGCAATAATTCTGTGTCTGTTTTGGGGGATTCAAATCAAAGTCAAGTTTCAGCTGGTGATGTTAAAAGCGTTAAAATCCAAAAGCAAAATATGCCTGGAAGTTGCTCCAGCTTGCTGAACTTCTCGCATTTCTCAAGACCTGCTACATTTGTTAAAGCAACTAAGCTTCAAAATATTACTGGGGTCTTAGCCTCAGATTCATCTGCCTTAGAAGCAAAGGGAtgtaaagaaggagaaaatgtgACAAATAGCCACAATCATGTTAATGCTGCAGCAGTTGAAGACTATTTAAGTTTCAAGAAGGAAAGTGGCCTCCAATATCCAACTAGTGCCGTACCTTCTCAACGCGAGTCAAGAGCATCTGGGGCTAGCTTTCATGATAGATCATCTCGTGTCGAACAGTCTGATAATGTATTCAGAGAGAGTAATAGTGACAATACTCCTGGTCAGTTTACTGGTGCAAAAGCAACGACAGATACAGCTGATGGTGAGGGAAATGCTGAACATGGGGTTGTTTGCTCATCTGTATGCTCTGGTAGCAGTGCAGAGAGAGGATCAAGTGATCAGCCTCATAATCTAAAGAGGAAATCCCGTGATAATGAGGATTCCGGGTGTCCAAGTGAA GATGTTGAAGAAGAATCTGTTGGTGTAAAAAAAAGTTGCCCTACTCGAGGAGGTACAGGTTCAAAGAGAAGCCGAGCTGCAGAGGTGCATAATTTATCTGAGCGG AGGCGAAGGGATAGGATTAACGAAAAGATGCGTGCATTACAGGAACTAATACCCAACTGCAACAAG GCGGATAAAGCTTCAATGCTTGATGAAGCTATTGAATATTTGAAGACACTTCAACTGCAAGTACAG ATAATGTCTATGGGAGCAGGGTTTTGTGTCCCGCCAATGATGTTTCCTGCTGGAGTGCAGCACATGCATGCTGCTCAAATGCCACATTTCTCTCCAATGGGTTTAGGGATGGGTATGGGAATGGGGATGGGCTATGGAATGGGTATGCTTGAGATGAATGGTAGATCCTCTGGCTGCCCTATTTTTCCAATCCCCTCTGTTCAAGGATCGCATTTTCCGTCACCTCCAATTCCTGCCTCTGCTGCTTATCCAGGAATAGCTGTATCTAATCGTCATGCCTTTGCACATCCTGGTCAAGGACTTCCCATGCCAATCCCACGACCATCTTTGGCTCCTTTGGCAGGGCAAGCATCAACTGGTGCTGCTGTCCCTTTGAACGCTGCAAGGGTAGGAGTTTCAGTGGACAGACCGAGTGTACCACCAATTTTGGATTCCAAAAATCCAGTACACAAGAAGAACTCACAGATAGTCAATAATGCTGAATGTAGCCTCCCAATAAATCAGACATACAGTCAG GTGCAAGCAACAAACGAAGTTCTGGACAAATCAGCTTTGGTGCAAAAAAATGATCAACTCCTCGATGGTACTGATAGTGCAGCTAATATCTTGACCAACCAAACAGATGTGCCAGGAAGTGAAGCGG GTTCCAGTTTGTAG
- the LOC107795081 gene encoding transcription factor PIF3 isoform X4, which translates to MPLSEFLKMARGKLESGQQRISSTTHLSSFPENELVELVWENGQIMMQGQSSSAKKNPIPNKLPSNASKIGKFGVMDPMLNDMPLSVPIGELDLIQEDEGVPWLGYAADDSLQQDYCSQFLPEISGLTTNEPAGQSEFGLINKRGSSDKMIRDSQSVPIHNAVNFDQRKVSPSSKFSLLCSLAPQKGHASIPSLGPGVSDIFSSKTSNNSVSVLGDSNQSQVSAGDVKSVKIQKQNMPGSCSSLLNFSHFSRPATFVKATKLQNITGVLASDSSALEAKGCKEGENVTNSHNHVNAAAVEDYLSFKKESGLQYPTSAVPSQRESRASGASFHDRSSRVEQSDNVFRESNSDNTPGQFTGAKATTDTADGEGNAEHGVVCSSVCSGSSAERGSSDQPHNLKRKSRDNEDSGCPSEDVEEESVGVKKSCPTRGGTGSKRSRAAEVHNLSERADKASMLDEAIEYLKTLQLQVQIMSMGAGFCVPPMMFPAGVQHMHAAQMPHFSPMGLGMGMGMGMGYGMGMLEMNGRSSGCPIFPIPSVQGSHFPSPPIPASAAYPGIAVSNRHAFAHPGQGLPMPIPRPSLAPLAGQASTGAAVPLNAARVGVSVDRPSVPPILDSKNPVHKKNSQIVNNAECSLPINQTYSQVQATNEVLDKSALVQKNDQLLDGTDSAANILTNQTDVPGSEAGSSL; encoded by the exons ATGCCTCTCTCTGAGTTTTTGAAAATGGCTAGAGGGAAGCTTGAATCTGGCCAACAGAGAATCTCATCTACAACTCATCTCTCTTCTTT TCCTGAGAATGAATTGGTTGAGCTTGTATGGGAAAATGGTCAGATTATGATGCAAGGCCAGTCCAGTAGTGCTAAGAAGAACCCTATTCCTAATAAACTTCCATCAAATGCCTCAAAGATTGGGAAGTTTGGTGTGATGGACCCAATGTTGAATGATATGCCATTATCTGTGCCCATTGGTGAACTGGATTTGATTCAAGAGGATGAAGGGGTGCCTTGGTTAGGTTATGCAGCAGATGATAGTCTTCAACAAGATTATTGTTCTCAGTTTTTGCCTGAAATATCTGGTTTGACGACGAATGAACCAGCCGGACAGAGTGAATTTGGTTTAATAAATAAGAGAGGTAGTTCCGATAAGATGATTAGGGATTCACAGAGTGTTCCTATACATAATGCTGTGAATTTTGATCAAAGAAAGGTTTCTCCTTCTTCCAAATTTAGCCTGTTATGTTCATTGGCACCTCAGAAAGGTCATGCGTCAATTCCATCCCTAGGACCAGGAGTTTCAGATATCTTTAGCAGTAAAACTAGCAATAATTCTGTGTCTGTTTTGGGGGATTCAAATCAAAGTCAAGTTTCAGCTGGTGATGTTAAAAGCGTTAAAATCCAAAAGCAAAATATGCCTGGAAGTTGCTCCAGCTTGCTGAACTTCTCGCATTTCTCAAGACCTGCTACATTTGTTAAAGCAACTAAGCTTCAAAATATTACTGGGGTCTTAGCCTCAGATTCATCTGCCTTAGAAGCAAAGGGAtgtaaagaaggagaaaatgtgACAAATAGCCACAATCATGTTAATGCTGCAGCAGTTGAAGACTATTTAAGTTTCAAGAAGGAAAGTGGCCTCCAATATCCAACTAGTGCCGTACCTTCTCAACGCGAGTCAAGAGCATCTGGGGCTAGCTTTCATGATAGATCATCTCGTGTCGAACAGTCTGATAATGTATTCAGAGAGAGTAATAGTGACAATACTCCTGGTCAGTTTACTGGTGCAAAAGCAACGACAGATACAGCTGATGGTGAGGGAAATGCTGAACATGGGGTTGTTTGCTCATCTGTATGCTCTGGTAGCAGTGCAGAGAGAGGATCAAGTGATCAGCCTCATAATCTAAAGAGGAAATCCCGTGATAATGAGGATTCCGGGTGTCCAAGTGAA GATGTTGAAGAAGAATCTGTTGGTGTAAAAAAAAGTTGCCCTACTCGAGGAGGTACAGGTTCAAAGAGAAGCCGAGCTGCAGAGGTGCATAATTTATCTGAGCGG GCGGATAAAGCTTCAATGCTTGATGAAGCTATTGAATATTTGAAGACACTTCAACTGCAAGTACAG ATAATGTCTATGGGAGCAGGGTTTTGTGTCCCGCCAATGATGTTTCCTGCTGGAGTGCAGCACATGCATGCTGCTCAAATGCCACATTTCTCTCCAATGGGTTTAGGGATGGGTATGGGAATGGGGATGGGCTATGGAATGGGTATGCTTGAGATGAATGGTAGATCCTCTGGCTGCCCTATTTTTCCAATCCCCTCTGTTCAAGGATCGCATTTTCCGTCACCTCCAATTCCTGCCTCTGCTGCTTATCCAGGAATAGCTGTATCTAATCGTCATGCCTTTGCACATCCTGGTCAAGGACTTCCCATGCCAATCCCACGACCATCTTTGGCTCCTTTGGCAGGGCAAGCATCAACTGGTGCTGCTGTCCCTTTGAACGCTGCAAGGGTAGGAGTTTCAGTGGACAGACCGAGTGTACCACCAATTTTGGATTCCAAAAATCCAGTACACAAGAAGAACTCACAGATAGTCAATAATGCTGAATGTAGCCTCCCAATAAATCAGACATACAGTCAG GTGCAAGCAACAAACGAAGTTCTGGACAAATCAGCTTTGGTGCAAAAAAATGATCAACTCCTCGATGGTACTGATAGTGCAGCTAATATCTTGACCAACCAAACAGATGTGCCAGGAAGTGAAGCGG GTTCCAGTTTGTAG
- the LOC107795081 gene encoding transcription factor PIF3 isoform X1, with the protein MPLSEFLKMARGKLESGQQRISSTTHLSSFPENELVELVWENGQIMMQGQSSSAKKNPIPNKLPSNASKIGKFGVMDPMLNDMPLSVPIGELDLIQEDEGVPWLGYAADDSLQQDYCSQFLPEISGLTTNEPAGQSEFGLINKRGSSDKMIRDSQSVPIHNAVNFDQRKVSPSSKFSLLCSLAPQKGHASIPSLGPGVSDIFSSKTSNNSVSVLGDSNQSQVSAGDVKSVKIQKQNMPGSCSSLLNFSHFSRPATFVKATKLQNITGVLASDSSALEAKGCKEGENVTNSHNHVNAAAVEDYLSFKKESGLQYPTSAVPSQRESRASGASFHDRSSRVEQSDNVFRESNSDNTPGQFTGAKATTDTADGEGNAEHGVVCSSVCSGSSAERGSSDQPHNLKRKSRDNEDSGCPSEDVEEESVGVKKSCPTRGGTGSKRSRAAEVHNLSERRRRDRINEKMRALQELIPNCNKADKASMLDEAIEYLKTLQLQVQIMSMGAGFCVPPMMFPAGVQHMHAAQMPHFSPMGLGMGMGMGMGYGMGMLEMNGRSSGCPIFPIPSVQGSHFPSPPIPASAAYPGIAVSNRHAFAHPGQGLPMPIPRPSLAPLAGQASTGAAVPLNAARVGVSVDRPSVPPILDSKNPVHKKNSQIVNNAECSLPINQTYSQVQATNEVLDKSALVQKNDQLLDGTDSAANILTNQTDVPGSEAGEFVRKDTATFS; encoded by the exons ATGCCTCTCTCTGAGTTTTTGAAAATGGCTAGAGGGAAGCTTGAATCTGGCCAACAGAGAATCTCATCTACAACTCATCTCTCTTCTTT TCCTGAGAATGAATTGGTTGAGCTTGTATGGGAAAATGGTCAGATTATGATGCAAGGCCAGTCCAGTAGTGCTAAGAAGAACCCTATTCCTAATAAACTTCCATCAAATGCCTCAAAGATTGGGAAGTTTGGTGTGATGGACCCAATGTTGAATGATATGCCATTATCTGTGCCCATTGGTGAACTGGATTTGATTCAAGAGGATGAAGGGGTGCCTTGGTTAGGTTATGCAGCAGATGATAGTCTTCAACAAGATTATTGTTCTCAGTTTTTGCCTGAAATATCTGGTTTGACGACGAATGAACCAGCCGGACAGAGTGAATTTGGTTTAATAAATAAGAGAGGTAGTTCCGATAAGATGATTAGGGATTCACAGAGTGTTCCTATACATAATGCTGTGAATTTTGATCAAAGAAAGGTTTCTCCTTCTTCCAAATTTAGCCTGTTATGTTCATTGGCACCTCAGAAAGGTCATGCGTCAATTCCATCCCTAGGACCAGGAGTTTCAGATATCTTTAGCAGTAAAACTAGCAATAATTCTGTGTCTGTTTTGGGGGATTCAAATCAAAGTCAAGTTTCAGCTGGTGATGTTAAAAGCGTTAAAATCCAAAAGCAAAATATGCCTGGAAGTTGCTCCAGCTTGCTGAACTTCTCGCATTTCTCAAGACCTGCTACATTTGTTAAAGCAACTAAGCTTCAAAATATTACTGGGGTCTTAGCCTCAGATTCATCTGCCTTAGAAGCAAAGGGAtgtaaagaaggagaaaatgtgACAAATAGCCACAATCATGTTAATGCTGCAGCAGTTGAAGACTATTTAAGTTTCAAGAAGGAAAGTGGCCTCCAATATCCAACTAGTGCCGTACCTTCTCAACGCGAGTCAAGAGCATCTGGGGCTAGCTTTCATGATAGATCATCTCGTGTCGAACAGTCTGATAATGTATTCAGAGAGAGTAATAGTGACAATACTCCTGGTCAGTTTACTGGTGCAAAAGCAACGACAGATACAGCTGATGGTGAGGGAAATGCTGAACATGGGGTTGTTTGCTCATCTGTATGCTCTGGTAGCAGTGCAGAGAGAGGATCAAGTGATCAGCCTCATAATCTAAAGAGGAAATCCCGTGATAATGAGGATTCCGGGTGTCCAAGTGAA GATGTTGAAGAAGAATCTGTTGGTGTAAAAAAAAGTTGCCCTACTCGAGGAGGTACAGGTTCAAAGAGAAGCCGAGCTGCAGAGGTGCATAATTTATCTGAGCGG AGGCGAAGGGATAGGATTAACGAAAAGATGCGTGCATTACAGGAACTAATACCCAACTGCAACAAG GCGGATAAAGCTTCAATGCTTGATGAAGCTATTGAATATTTGAAGACACTTCAACTGCAAGTACAG ATAATGTCTATGGGAGCAGGGTTTTGTGTCCCGCCAATGATGTTTCCTGCTGGAGTGCAGCACATGCATGCTGCTCAAATGCCACATTTCTCTCCAATGGGTTTAGGGATGGGTATGGGAATGGGGATGGGCTATGGAATGGGTATGCTTGAGATGAATGGTAGATCCTCTGGCTGCCCTATTTTTCCAATCCCCTCTGTTCAAGGATCGCATTTTCCGTCACCTCCAATTCCTGCCTCTGCTGCTTATCCAGGAATAGCTGTATCTAATCGTCATGCCTTTGCACATCCTGGTCAAGGACTTCCCATGCCAATCCCACGACCATCTTTGGCTCCTTTGGCAGGGCAAGCATCAACTGGTGCTGCTGTCCCTTTGAACGCTGCAAGGGTAGGAGTTTCAGTGGACAGACCGAGTGTACCACCAATTTTGGATTCCAAAAATCCAGTACACAAGAAGAACTCACAGATAGTCAATAATGCTGAATGTAGCCTCCCAATAAATCAGACATACAGTCAG GTGCAAGCAACAAACGAAGTTCTGGACAAATCAGCTTTGGTGCAAAAAAATGATCAACTCCTCGATGGTACTGATAGTGCAGCTAATATCTTGACCAACCAAACAGATGTGCCAGGAAGTGAAGCGGGTGAGTTTGTTAGAAAAGACACTGCGACATTCAGTTGA
- the LOC107795081 gene encoding transcription factor PIF3 isoform X3, whose protein sequence is MPLSEFLKMARGKLESGQQRISSTTHLSSFPENELVELVWENGQIMMQGQSSSAKKNPIPNKLPSNASKIGKFGVMDPMLNDMPLSVPIGELDLIQEDEGVPWLGYAADDSLQQDYCSQFLPEISGLTTNEPAGQSEFGLINKRGSSDKMIRDSQSVPIHNAVNFDQRKVSPSSKFSLLCSLAPQKGHASIPSLGPGVSDIFSSKTSNNSVSVLGDSNQSQVSAGDVKSVKIQKQNMPGSCSSLLNFSHFSRPATFVKATKLQNITGVLASDSSALEAKGCKEGENVTNSHNHVNAAAVEDYLSFKKESGLQYPTSAVPSQRESRASGASFHDRSSRVEQSDNVFRESNSDNTPGQFTGAKATTDTADGEGNAEHGVVCSSVCSGSSAERGSSDQPHNLKRKSRDNEDSGCPSEDVEEESVGVKKSCPTRGGTGSKRSRAAEVHNLSERADKASMLDEAIEYLKTLQLQVQIMSMGAGFCVPPMMFPAGVQHMHAAQMPHFSPMGLGMGMGMGMGYGMGMLEMNGRSSGCPIFPIPSVQGSHFPSPPIPASAAYPGIAVSNRHAFAHPGQGLPMPIPRPSLAPLAGQASTGAAVPLNAARVGVSVDRPSVPPILDSKNPVHKKNSQIVNNAECSLPINQTYSQVQATNEVLDKSALVQKNDQLLDGTDSAANILTNQTDVPGSEAGEFVRKDTATFS, encoded by the exons ATGCCTCTCTCTGAGTTTTTGAAAATGGCTAGAGGGAAGCTTGAATCTGGCCAACAGAGAATCTCATCTACAACTCATCTCTCTTCTTT TCCTGAGAATGAATTGGTTGAGCTTGTATGGGAAAATGGTCAGATTATGATGCAAGGCCAGTCCAGTAGTGCTAAGAAGAACCCTATTCCTAATAAACTTCCATCAAATGCCTCAAAGATTGGGAAGTTTGGTGTGATGGACCCAATGTTGAATGATATGCCATTATCTGTGCCCATTGGTGAACTGGATTTGATTCAAGAGGATGAAGGGGTGCCTTGGTTAGGTTATGCAGCAGATGATAGTCTTCAACAAGATTATTGTTCTCAGTTTTTGCCTGAAATATCTGGTTTGACGACGAATGAACCAGCCGGACAGAGTGAATTTGGTTTAATAAATAAGAGAGGTAGTTCCGATAAGATGATTAGGGATTCACAGAGTGTTCCTATACATAATGCTGTGAATTTTGATCAAAGAAAGGTTTCTCCTTCTTCCAAATTTAGCCTGTTATGTTCATTGGCACCTCAGAAAGGTCATGCGTCAATTCCATCCCTAGGACCAGGAGTTTCAGATATCTTTAGCAGTAAAACTAGCAATAATTCTGTGTCTGTTTTGGGGGATTCAAATCAAAGTCAAGTTTCAGCTGGTGATGTTAAAAGCGTTAAAATCCAAAAGCAAAATATGCCTGGAAGTTGCTCCAGCTTGCTGAACTTCTCGCATTTCTCAAGACCTGCTACATTTGTTAAAGCAACTAAGCTTCAAAATATTACTGGGGTCTTAGCCTCAGATTCATCTGCCTTAGAAGCAAAGGGAtgtaaagaaggagaaaatgtgACAAATAGCCACAATCATGTTAATGCTGCAGCAGTTGAAGACTATTTAAGTTTCAAGAAGGAAAGTGGCCTCCAATATCCAACTAGTGCCGTACCTTCTCAACGCGAGTCAAGAGCATCTGGGGCTAGCTTTCATGATAGATCATCTCGTGTCGAACAGTCTGATAATGTATTCAGAGAGAGTAATAGTGACAATACTCCTGGTCAGTTTACTGGTGCAAAAGCAACGACAGATACAGCTGATGGTGAGGGAAATGCTGAACATGGGGTTGTTTGCTCATCTGTATGCTCTGGTAGCAGTGCAGAGAGAGGATCAAGTGATCAGCCTCATAATCTAAAGAGGAAATCCCGTGATAATGAGGATTCCGGGTGTCCAAGTGAA GATGTTGAAGAAGAATCTGTTGGTGTAAAAAAAAGTTGCCCTACTCGAGGAGGTACAGGTTCAAAGAGAAGCCGAGCTGCAGAGGTGCATAATTTATCTGAGCGG GCGGATAAAGCTTCAATGCTTGATGAAGCTATTGAATATTTGAAGACACTTCAACTGCAAGTACAG ATAATGTCTATGGGAGCAGGGTTTTGTGTCCCGCCAATGATGTTTCCTGCTGGAGTGCAGCACATGCATGCTGCTCAAATGCCACATTTCTCTCCAATGGGTTTAGGGATGGGTATGGGAATGGGGATGGGCTATGGAATGGGTATGCTTGAGATGAATGGTAGATCCTCTGGCTGCCCTATTTTTCCAATCCCCTCTGTTCAAGGATCGCATTTTCCGTCACCTCCAATTCCTGCCTCTGCTGCTTATCCAGGAATAGCTGTATCTAATCGTCATGCCTTTGCACATCCTGGTCAAGGACTTCCCATGCCAATCCCACGACCATCTTTGGCTCCTTTGGCAGGGCAAGCATCAACTGGTGCTGCTGTCCCTTTGAACGCTGCAAGGGTAGGAGTTTCAGTGGACAGACCGAGTGTACCACCAATTTTGGATTCCAAAAATCCAGTACACAAGAAGAACTCACAGATAGTCAATAATGCTGAATGTAGCCTCCCAATAAATCAGACATACAGTCAG GTGCAAGCAACAAACGAAGTTCTGGACAAATCAGCTTTGGTGCAAAAAAATGATCAACTCCTCGATGGTACTGATAGTGCAGCTAATATCTTGACCAACCAAACAGATGTGCCAGGAAGTGAAGCGGGTGAGTTTGTTAGAAAAGACACTGCGACATTCAGTTGA